A DNA window from Ipomoea triloba cultivar NCNSP0323 chromosome 10, ASM357664v1 contains the following coding sequences:
- the LOC116031745 gene encoding serine/threonine-protein kinase STY46-like isoform X5 → MVMEENESCGSTGCGVADSSAPANARHHAKKVEVYNEVLRRLKDLNNHDAQLPGFDDQLWAHFNRLPTRYALDVNVERAEDVLTHKRLLHLACDPANRPAFDVRLVQVAPVSDVNSLESVCLNSPEKEVTRSIHPPPSFGSSPNLEALALEASKSQVQEGNTTLQPSAKLSRYIAQPMHEITFSTVDKPKLLNQLTSLLAELGLNIQEAHVFSTIDCFSLDVFVVDGWPYEETELLRTALEREILKVEKHWWQNKSSSQSLSEGEHNHMVIKCEPDHLTILNDVTDVWEIDPQLLKFEYKIASGSYGDLYKGTYCSQEVAIKILKSDRVNTELHKEFAQEVYIMRKVRHKNVVQFIGACTKPQNLCIVTEYMSGGSVYDYLHKQKGSFKLPDLLKVGIDVAKGMNYLHQNNIIHRDLKAANLLMDENEVVKVADFGVARVKAQSGIMTAETGTYRWMAPEVIEHKPYDQRADVFSFGIVLWELLTGKLPYEYLTPLQAAIGVVQKGLRPTLPKQTHPKLAELLEKCWQHDPTCRPDFSEITESLQQMAKEV, encoded by the exons ATGGTGATGGAAGAAAACGAGAGTTGCGGCAGTACTGGCTGTGGCGTGGCCGACTCATCGGCGCCTGCTAACGCTAGACATCACGCAAAAAAGGTTGAGGTTTACAATGAGGTTCTGCGGCGGCTCAAGGATCTCAACAACCACGACGCCCAACTTCCTGGTTTCGATGATCAGCTCTGGGCTCACTTTAACCGCCTGCCTACTCG GTATGCATTAGATGTCAACGTGGAAAGGGCAGAAGATGTTCTCACCCACAAAAGACTTCTGCATCTCGCATGTGATCCTGCCAATAGGCCTGCCTTTGATGTTCGGCTGGTGCAG GTTGCCCCAGTATCTGATGTGAACTCATTGGAGTCTGTCTGTTTGAACTCTCCTGAGAAAGAAGTCACACGGAG CATCCATCCACCACCTTCCTTTGGCTCTTCTCCTAATCTTGAAGCTCTTGCTCTGGAAGCAAGCAAATCCCAAGTTCAGGAAGGGAATACTACTCTTCAACCTTCGGCAAAACTGTCAAGGTATATAGCACA GCCCATGCATGAAATTACATTTTCAACAGTTGACAAGCCAAAGCTCCTCAATCAG TTGACTTCATTGCTAGCTGAACTTGGATTAAACATTCAGGAAGCACATGTCTTTTCCACTATTGATTGCTTCTCTTTGGATGTCTTTGTTGTTGATGGTTGGCCTTATGAG GAAACTGAGCTACTACGAACTGCACTGGAAAGggaaattttgaaagttgag AAACACTGGTGGCAAAATAAAAGTTCTTCGCAGTCATTGAGTGAAGGTGAGCATAACCATATGGTGATCAAATGTGAGCCTGATCACTTGACAATACTAAATGATGTTACTGATGTCTGGGAAATTGATCCTCAACTTCTAAAATTTGAGTACAAGATTGCGTCGGGTTCATATGGTGATCT ATACAAAGGCACATACTGCAGTCAGGAAGTTGCTATCAAAATTTTGAAGTCTGACCGTGTGAACACAGAATTGCACAAGGAGTTTGCTCAAGAAGTGTATATTATGAG AAAAGTTCGACACAAAAATGTCGTGCAATTCATCGGGGCTTGCACCAAGCCTCAAAACTTGTGCATAGTTACAG AATACATGTCTGGAGGAAGTGTATATGACTATTTGCACAAACAAAAGGGAAGTTTCAAACTCCCGGATTTGCTTAAAGTAGGAATTGATGTGGCAAAAGGGATGAATTACCTGCACCAGAATAACATTATACATAGGGATTTGAAAGCTGCCAATCTTTTGATGGATGAAAATGaa GTTGTCAAAGTGGCTGATTTTGGTGTTGCCAGAGTTAAAGCACAAAGTGGAATCATGACTGCAGAAACTGGGACATACCGTTGGATGGCCCCTGAG GTTATAGAACACAAGCCCTATGATCAAAGAGCTGATGTTTTCAGTTTCGGCATTGTGTTATGGGAGTTATTGACTGGAAAG cTTCCATACGAGTACCTAACACCATTGCAAGCTGCTATTGGTGTGGTCCAGAAG GGACTACGACCTACTTTACCCAAGCAAACTCATCCCAAGCTTGCTGAGCTGCTTGAGAAATGCTGGCAACACGATCCTACTTGTAGACCTGATTTTTCTGAGATTACAGAAAGTTTGCAGCAAATGGCAAAGGAG GTTTGA
- the LOC116031745 gene encoding serine/threonine-protein kinase STY46-like isoform X2, with amino-acid sequence MVMEENESCGSTGCGVADSSAPANARHHAKKVEVYNEVLRRLKDLNNHDAQLPGFDDQLWAHFNRLPTRYALDVNVERAEDVLTHKRLLHLACDPANRPAFDVRLVQVAPVSDVNSLESVCLNSPEKEVTRSIHPPPSFGSSPNLEALALEASKSQVQEGNTTLQPSAKLSRYIAQPMHEITFSTVDKPKLLNQLTSLLAELGLNIQEAHVFSTIDCFSLDVFVVDGWPYEETELLRTALEREILKVEKHWWQNKSSSQSLSEGEHNHMVIKCEPDHLTILNDVTDVWEIDPQLLKFEYKIASGSYGDLYKGTYCSQEVAIKILKSDRVNTELHKEFAQEVYIMRKVRHKNVVQFIGACTKPQNLCIVTEYMSGGSVYDYLHKQKGSFKLPDLLKVGIDVAKGMNYLHQNNIIHRDLKAANLLMDENEVVKVADFGVARVKAQSGIMTAETGTYRWMAPEVIEHKPYDQRADVFSFGIVLWELLTGKLPYEYLTPLQAAIGVVQKGLRPTLPKQTHPKLAELLEKCWQHDPTCRPDFSEITESLQQMAKEVGDEGHDRRKQKPSGGFLSALRHRHR; translated from the exons ATGGTGATGGAAGAAAACGAGAGTTGCGGCAGTACTGGCTGTGGCGTGGCCGACTCATCGGCGCCTGCTAACGCTAGACATCACGCAAAAAAGGTTGAGGTTTACAATGAGGTTCTGCGGCGGCTCAAGGATCTCAACAACCACGACGCCCAACTTCCTGGTTTCGATGATCAGCTCTGGGCTCACTTTAACCGCCTGCCTACTCG GTATGCATTAGATGTCAACGTGGAAAGGGCAGAAGATGTTCTCACCCACAAAAGACTTCTGCATCTCGCATGTGATCCTGCCAATAGGCCTGCCTTTGATGTTCGGCTGGTGCAG GTTGCCCCAGTATCTGATGTGAACTCATTGGAGTCTGTCTGTTTGAACTCTCCTGAGAAAGAAGTCACACGGAG CATCCATCCACCACCTTCCTTTGGCTCTTCTCCTAATCTTGAAGCTCTTGCTCTGGAAGCAAGCAAATCCCAAGTTCAGGAAGGGAATACTACTCTTCAACCTTCGGCAAAACTGTCAAGGTATATAGCACA GCCCATGCATGAAATTACATTTTCAACAGTTGACAAGCCAAAGCTCCTCAATCAG TTGACTTCATTGCTAGCTGAACTTGGATTAAACATTCAGGAAGCACATGTCTTTTCCACTATTGATTGCTTCTCTTTGGATGTCTTTGTTGTTGATGGTTGGCCTTATGAG GAAACTGAGCTACTACGAACTGCACTGGAAAGggaaattttgaaagttgag AAACACTGGTGGCAAAATAAAAGTTCTTCGCAGTCATTGAGTGAAGGTGAGCATAACCATATGGTGATCAAATGTGAGCCTGATCACTTGACAATACTAAATGATGTTACTGATGTCTGGGAAATTGATCCTCAACTTCTAAAATTTGAGTACAAGATTGCGTCGGGTTCATATGGTGATCT ATACAAAGGCACATACTGCAGTCAGGAAGTTGCTATCAAAATTTTGAAGTCTGACCGTGTGAACACAGAATTGCACAAGGAGTTTGCTCAAGAAGTGTATATTATGAG AAAAGTTCGACACAAAAATGTCGTGCAATTCATCGGGGCTTGCACCAAGCCTCAAAACTTGTGCATAGTTACAG AATACATGTCTGGAGGAAGTGTATATGACTATTTGCACAAACAAAAGGGAAGTTTCAAACTCCCGGATTTGCTTAAAGTAGGAATTGATGTGGCAAAAGGGATGAATTACCTGCACCAGAATAACATTATACATAGGGATTTGAAAGCTGCCAATCTTTTGATGGATGAAAATGaa GTTGTCAAAGTGGCTGATTTTGGTGTTGCCAGAGTTAAAGCACAAAGTGGAATCATGACTGCAGAAACTGGGACATACCGTTGGATGGCCCCTGAG GTTATAGAACACAAGCCCTATGATCAAAGAGCTGATGTTTTCAGTTTCGGCATTGTGTTATGGGAGTTATTGACTGGAAAG cTTCCATACGAGTACCTAACACCATTGCAAGCTGCTATTGGTGTGGTCCAGAAG GGACTACGACCTACTTTACCCAAGCAAACTCATCCCAAGCTTGCTGAGCTGCTTGAGAAATGCTGGCAACACGATCCTACTTGTAGACCTGATTTTTCTGAGATTACAGAAAGTTTGCAGCAAATGGCAAAGGAG GTAGGAGACGAAGGACATGATCGGCGCAAGCAGAAACCTTCTGGAGGATTTTTGTCTGCCCTCAGACACAGACACCGTTGA
- the LOC116031745 gene encoding serine/threonine-protein kinase STY46-like isoform X1 has protein sequence MVMEENESCGSTGCGVADSSAPANARHHAKKVEVYNEVLRRLKDLNNHDAQLPGFDDQLWAHFNRLPTRYALDVNVERAEDVLTHKRLLHLACDPANRPAFDVRLVQVAPVSDVNSLESVCLNSPEKEVTRSIHPPPSFGSSPNLEALALEASKSQVQEGNTTLQPSAKLSRYIAQPMHEITFSTVDKPKLLNQLTSLLAELGLNIQEAHVFSTIDCFSLDVFVVDGWPYEETELLRTALEREILKVEKHWWQNKSSSQSLSEGEHNHMVIKCEPDHLTILNDVTDVWEIDPQLLKFEYKIASGSYGDLYKGTYCSQEVAIKILKSDRVNTELHKEFAQEVYIMRKVRHKNVVQFIGACTKPQNLCIVTEYMSGGSVYDYLHKQKGSFKLPDLLKVGIDVAKGMNYLHQNNIIHRDLKAANLLMDENEVVKVADFGVARVKAQSGIMTAETGTYRWMAPEVIEHKPYDQRADVFSFGIVLWELLTGKLPYEYLTPLQAAIGVVQKGLRPTLPKQTHPKLAELLEKCWQHDPTCRPDFSEITESLQQMAKEQVGDEGHDRRKQKPSGGFLSALRHRHR, from the exons ATGGTGATGGAAGAAAACGAGAGTTGCGGCAGTACTGGCTGTGGCGTGGCCGACTCATCGGCGCCTGCTAACGCTAGACATCACGCAAAAAAGGTTGAGGTTTACAATGAGGTTCTGCGGCGGCTCAAGGATCTCAACAACCACGACGCCCAACTTCCTGGTTTCGATGATCAGCTCTGGGCTCACTTTAACCGCCTGCCTACTCG GTATGCATTAGATGTCAACGTGGAAAGGGCAGAAGATGTTCTCACCCACAAAAGACTTCTGCATCTCGCATGTGATCCTGCCAATAGGCCTGCCTTTGATGTTCGGCTGGTGCAG GTTGCCCCAGTATCTGATGTGAACTCATTGGAGTCTGTCTGTTTGAACTCTCCTGAGAAAGAAGTCACACGGAG CATCCATCCACCACCTTCCTTTGGCTCTTCTCCTAATCTTGAAGCTCTTGCTCTGGAAGCAAGCAAATCCCAAGTTCAGGAAGGGAATACTACTCTTCAACCTTCGGCAAAACTGTCAAGGTATATAGCACA GCCCATGCATGAAATTACATTTTCAACAGTTGACAAGCCAAAGCTCCTCAATCAG TTGACTTCATTGCTAGCTGAACTTGGATTAAACATTCAGGAAGCACATGTCTTTTCCACTATTGATTGCTTCTCTTTGGATGTCTTTGTTGTTGATGGTTGGCCTTATGAG GAAACTGAGCTACTACGAACTGCACTGGAAAGggaaattttgaaagttgag AAACACTGGTGGCAAAATAAAAGTTCTTCGCAGTCATTGAGTGAAGGTGAGCATAACCATATGGTGATCAAATGTGAGCCTGATCACTTGACAATACTAAATGATGTTACTGATGTCTGGGAAATTGATCCTCAACTTCTAAAATTTGAGTACAAGATTGCGTCGGGTTCATATGGTGATCT ATACAAAGGCACATACTGCAGTCAGGAAGTTGCTATCAAAATTTTGAAGTCTGACCGTGTGAACACAGAATTGCACAAGGAGTTTGCTCAAGAAGTGTATATTATGAG AAAAGTTCGACACAAAAATGTCGTGCAATTCATCGGGGCTTGCACCAAGCCTCAAAACTTGTGCATAGTTACAG AATACATGTCTGGAGGAAGTGTATATGACTATTTGCACAAACAAAAGGGAAGTTTCAAACTCCCGGATTTGCTTAAAGTAGGAATTGATGTGGCAAAAGGGATGAATTACCTGCACCAGAATAACATTATACATAGGGATTTGAAAGCTGCCAATCTTTTGATGGATGAAAATGaa GTTGTCAAAGTGGCTGATTTTGGTGTTGCCAGAGTTAAAGCACAAAGTGGAATCATGACTGCAGAAACTGGGACATACCGTTGGATGGCCCCTGAG GTTATAGAACACAAGCCCTATGATCAAAGAGCTGATGTTTTCAGTTTCGGCATTGTGTTATGGGAGTTATTGACTGGAAAG cTTCCATACGAGTACCTAACACCATTGCAAGCTGCTATTGGTGTGGTCCAGAAG GGACTACGACCTACTTTACCCAAGCAAACTCATCCCAAGCTTGCTGAGCTGCTTGAGAAATGCTGGCAACACGATCCTACTTGTAGACCTGATTTTTCTGAGATTACAGAAAGTTTGCAGCAAATGGCAAAGGAG CAGGTAGGAGACGAAGGACATGATCGGCGCAAGCAGAAACCTTCTGGAGGATTTTTGTCTGCCCTCAGACACAGACACCGTTGA
- the LOC116031745 gene encoding serine/threonine-protein kinase STY46-like isoform X4, whose product MVMEENESCGSTGCGVADSSAPANARHHAKKVEVYNEVLRRLKDLNNHDAQLPGFDDQLWAHFNRLPTRYALDVNVERAEDVLTHKRLLHLACDPANRPAFDVRLVQVAPVSDVNSLESVCLNSPEKEVTRSIHPPPSFGSSPNLEALALEASKSQVQEGNTTLQPSAKLSRPMHEITFSTVDKPKLLNQLTSLLAELGLNIQEAHVFSTIDCFSLDVFVVDGWPYEETELLRTALEREILKVEKHWWQNKSSSQSLSEGEHNHMVIKCEPDHLTILNDVTDVWEIDPQLLKFEYKIASGSYGDLYKGTYCSQEVAIKILKSDRVNTELHKEFAQEVYIMRKVRHKNVVQFIGACTKPQNLCIVTEYMSGGSVYDYLHKQKGSFKLPDLLKVGIDVAKGMNYLHQNNIIHRDLKAANLLMDENEVVKVADFGVARVKAQSGIMTAETGTYRWMAPEVIEHKPYDQRADVFSFGIVLWELLTGKLPYEYLTPLQAAIGVVQKGLRPTLPKQTHPKLAELLEKCWQHDPTCRPDFSEITESLQQMAKEVGDEGHDRRKQKPSGGFLSALRHRHR is encoded by the exons ATGGTGATGGAAGAAAACGAGAGTTGCGGCAGTACTGGCTGTGGCGTGGCCGACTCATCGGCGCCTGCTAACGCTAGACATCACGCAAAAAAGGTTGAGGTTTACAATGAGGTTCTGCGGCGGCTCAAGGATCTCAACAACCACGACGCCCAACTTCCTGGTTTCGATGATCAGCTCTGGGCTCACTTTAACCGCCTGCCTACTCG GTATGCATTAGATGTCAACGTGGAAAGGGCAGAAGATGTTCTCACCCACAAAAGACTTCTGCATCTCGCATGTGATCCTGCCAATAGGCCTGCCTTTGATGTTCGGCTGGTGCAG GTTGCCCCAGTATCTGATGTGAACTCATTGGAGTCTGTCTGTTTGAACTCTCCTGAGAAAGAAGTCACACGGAG CATCCATCCACCACCTTCCTTTGGCTCTTCTCCTAATCTTGAAGCTCTTGCTCTGGAAGCAAGCAAATCCCAAGTTCAGGAAGGGAATACTACTCTTCAACCTTCGGCAAAACTGTCAAG GCCCATGCATGAAATTACATTTTCAACAGTTGACAAGCCAAAGCTCCTCAATCAG TTGACTTCATTGCTAGCTGAACTTGGATTAAACATTCAGGAAGCACATGTCTTTTCCACTATTGATTGCTTCTCTTTGGATGTCTTTGTTGTTGATGGTTGGCCTTATGAG GAAACTGAGCTACTACGAACTGCACTGGAAAGggaaattttgaaagttgag AAACACTGGTGGCAAAATAAAAGTTCTTCGCAGTCATTGAGTGAAGGTGAGCATAACCATATGGTGATCAAATGTGAGCCTGATCACTTGACAATACTAAATGATGTTACTGATGTCTGGGAAATTGATCCTCAACTTCTAAAATTTGAGTACAAGATTGCGTCGGGTTCATATGGTGATCT ATACAAAGGCACATACTGCAGTCAGGAAGTTGCTATCAAAATTTTGAAGTCTGACCGTGTGAACACAGAATTGCACAAGGAGTTTGCTCAAGAAGTGTATATTATGAG AAAAGTTCGACACAAAAATGTCGTGCAATTCATCGGGGCTTGCACCAAGCCTCAAAACTTGTGCATAGTTACAG AATACATGTCTGGAGGAAGTGTATATGACTATTTGCACAAACAAAAGGGAAGTTTCAAACTCCCGGATTTGCTTAAAGTAGGAATTGATGTGGCAAAAGGGATGAATTACCTGCACCAGAATAACATTATACATAGGGATTTGAAAGCTGCCAATCTTTTGATGGATGAAAATGaa GTTGTCAAAGTGGCTGATTTTGGTGTTGCCAGAGTTAAAGCACAAAGTGGAATCATGACTGCAGAAACTGGGACATACCGTTGGATGGCCCCTGAG GTTATAGAACACAAGCCCTATGATCAAAGAGCTGATGTTTTCAGTTTCGGCATTGTGTTATGGGAGTTATTGACTGGAAAG cTTCCATACGAGTACCTAACACCATTGCAAGCTGCTATTGGTGTGGTCCAGAAG GGACTACGACCTACTTTACCCAAGCAAACTCATCCCAAGCTTGCTGAGCTGCTTGAGAAATGCTGGCAACACGATCCTACTTGTAGACCTGATTTTTCTGAGATTACAGAAAGTTTGCAGCAAATGGCAAAGGAG GTAGGAGACGAAGGACATGATCGGCGCAAGCAGAAACCTTCTGGAGGATTTTTGTCTGCCCTCAGACACAGACACCGTTGA
- the LOC116031745 gene encoding serine/threonine-protein kinase STY46-like isoform X3, with protein MVMEENESCGSTGCGVADSSAPANARHHAKKVEVYNEVLRRLKDLNNHDAQLPGFDDQLWAHFNRLPTRYALDVNVERAEDVLTHKRLLHLACDPANRPAFDVRLVQVAPVSDVNSLESVCLNSPEKEVTRSIHPPPSFGSSPNLEALALEASKSQVQEGNTTLQPSAKLSRPMHEITFSTVDKPKLLNQLTSLLAELGLNIQEAHVFSTIDCFSLDVFVVDGWPYEETELLRTALEREILKVEKHWWQNKSSSQSLSEGEHNHMVIKCEPDHLTILNDVTDVWEIDPQLLKFEYKIASGSYGDLYKGTYCSQEVAIKILKSDRVNTELHKEFAQEVYIMRKVRHKNVVQFIGACTKPQNLCIVTEYMSGGSVYDYLHKQKGSFKLPDLLKVGIDVAKGMNYLHQNNIIHRDLKAANLLMDENEVVKVADFGVARVKAQSGIMTAETGTYRWMAPEVIEHKPYDQRADVFSFGIVLWELLTGKLPYEYLTPLQAAIGVVQKGLRPTLPKQTHPKLAELLEKCWQHDPTCRPDFSEITESLQQMAKEQVGDEGHDRRKQKPSGGFLSALRHRHR; from the exons ATGGTGATGGAAGAAAACGAGAGTTGCGGCAGTACTGGCTGTGGCGTGGCCGACTCATCGGCGCCTGCTAACGCTAGACATCACGCAAAAAAGGTTGAGGTTTACAATGAGGTTCTGCGGCGGCTCAAGGATCTCAACAACCACGACGCCCAACTTCCTGGTTTCGATGATCAGCTCTGGGCTCACTTTAACCGCCTGCCTACTCG GTATGCATTAGATGTCAACGTGGAAAGGGCAGAAGATGTTCTCACCCACAAAAGACTTCTGCATCTCGCATGTGATCCTGCCAATAGGCCTGCCTTTGATGTTCGGCTGGTGCAG GTTGCCCCAGTATCTGATGTGAACTCATTGGAGTCTGTCTGTTTGAACTCTCCTGAGAAAGAAGTCACACGGAG CATCCATCCACCACCTTCCTTTGGCTCTTCTCCTAATCTTGAAGCTCTTGCTCTGGAAGCAAGCAAATCCCAAGTTCAGGAAGGGAATACTACTCTTCAACCTTCGGCAAAACTGTCAAG GCCCATGCATGAAATTACATTTTCAACAGTTGACAAGCCAAAGCTCCTCAATCAG TTGACTTCATTGCTAGCTGAACTTGGATTAAACATTCAGGAAGCACATGTCTTTTCCACTATTGATTGCTTCTCTTTGGATGTCTTTGTTGTTGATGGTTGGCCTTATGAG GAAACTGAGCTACTACGAACTGCACTGGAAAGggaaattttgaaagttgag AAACACTGGTGGCAAAATAAAAGTTCTTCGCAGTCATTGAGTGAAGGTGAGCATAACCATATGGTGATCAAATGTGAGCCTGATCACTTGACAATACTAAATGATGTTACTGATGTCTGGGAAATTGATCCTCAACTTCTAAAATTTGAGTACAAGATTGCGTCGGGTTCATATGGTGATCT ATACAAAGGCACATACTGCAGTCAGGAAGTTGCTATCAAAATTTTGAAGTCTGACCGTGTGAACACAGAATTGCACAAGGAGTTTGCTCAAGAAGTGTATATTATGAG AAAAGTTCGACACAAAAATGTCGTGCAATTCATCGGGGCTTGCACCAAGCCTCAAAACTTGTGCATAGTTACAG AATACATGTCTGGAGGAAGTGTATATGACTATTTGCACAAACAAAAGGGAAGTTTCAAACTCCCGGATTTGCTTAAAGTAGGAATTGATGTGGCAAAAGGGATGAATTACCTGCACCAGAATAACATTATACATAGGGATTTGAAAGCTGCCAATCTTTTGATGGATGAAAATGaa GTTGTCAAAGTGGCTGATTTTGGTGTTGCCAGAGTTAAAGCACAAAGTGGAATCATGACTGCAGAAACTGGGACATACCGTTGGATGGCCCCTGAG GTTATAGAACACAAGCCCTATGATCAAAGAGCTGATGTTTTCAGTTTCGGCATTGTGTTATGGGAGTTATTGACTGGAAAG cTTCCATACGAGTACCTAACACCATTGCAAGCTGCTATTGGTGTGGTCCAGAAG GGACTACGACCTACTTTACCCAAGCAAACTCATCCCAAGCTTGCTGAGCTGCTTGAGAAATGCTGGCAACACGATCCTACTTGTAGACCTGATTTTTCTGAGATTACAGAAAGTTTGCAGCAAATGGCAAAGGAG CAGGTAGGAGACGAAGGACATGATCGGCGCAAGCAGAAACCTTCTGGAGGATTTTTGTCTGCCCTCAGACACAGACACCGTTGA